Within Topomyia yanbarensis strain Yona2022 chromosome 2, ASM3024719v1, whole genome shotgun sequence, the genomic segment CCGTTGGTgcggtggatatggatgtattcaccatttcagaacaatcggttctctctgcaatacaaaaaacgaaatcgtcgtatgctccaggactaagtgcaatgccttcagctgttctgaaaaaatgttcggatattttagcgattccactgacgcaccttttcaatgtgtcatttcagcagcaaaaattcaGCAGCAAAACTAGAACAATGGAAAATTGAACAGAATAAAACAATTGATtatttgaaagttttaaaaatgaacTAATTAAAAATAGCAAGAGATGAAAACATGATTAATAAgaaaagaataatagagataaacATAACAAGAtcgcaaaaatcgaaaaaaaaaacatgaaactaGACAAACTAATAGCAAACATTTAAGAAACAGAATAATCATGCACAATtaacaaaacaacaaaaattgtaataataaacaaaacaataaaaaatgaatcACCTGGGTTAAATTCCAattaatcaatttctgcatttggattttaccataagttttaaaatcgttgtaactattttttgaaaactcgtagctagttacggtcttcgacaaagttgttaaccaaggtttgaactatagttttataaagctggtttttgaCATTCAGTGAAATGGCGATCTTTATTATCGTAAATGCAGAATAATTGATTTCCACgtataaaatcccatgcaaactttgaacccaatgcgcaaacccgggaagcaatcAACCGCTACCAAATGTTTCACActcatttgggaccacaaaaggaactcaaaaagtgctgtgcccgctaggtttaattatttttgaagttttcccatacaaccgcgagccactctaatgtacaTAGCCGCTGCATTTTCTATATCAGTTAACCATATCGATAAATGTCATTTTCGTCGAATTTGACTCGTGACCATCGTGGTGCACCACCACTACCCTCATTTATTACAACGTTCCTACACACTAGACACCACGACAAGAATTGTATCGTTATTAATCCCGTTAGCCTATTAAGCATCCATTGCACCAAACAATTTTTTGCTacaaaataacatccaaaatagaacacgtgctCCAATTTCAGCAGAATTCAGCGAAAAAATTTCCATCACAATAAAATTCCTCAACGGACACAAAGTCCACAAACTGGGCGCGTGATATTGTTGTAGACAGATGCGTGTGCACGTCCACTCTGTGACCGCGTGCGCAGCTACTCGCACACAAAGAAACACGCGTAAACAGGACTCATATCACACAACAGGCCGTTTACTGATGACCTGTGATGATCTGGAATCAATTGGTCGATGGATTTGTATTTTAAGTGTGTACCTATATATGTGTGAGGAAACGGATAACCGGGCTTTAGATAAAACTTATCGGGTCGCGTGTCCATGACCTCGTTGCCAGTTGGAATAGCTTTTGACTAAAAAGCAATAGGATATCACAATATACTGAAATCGAATTTTCTATAAAGTGCCTGCCATAATGTAGTTAACTTTGAGAAACAATTCGCAATCTTGTAGTTCACATAGTTCAAAAACTGGTTTATTCTGGAATGATGCTGCTGCTATATTAATCAGAGCACTGACGTAAATCTTTCCAAAGTGCGGAAACGTAACCAAATTCATTCAGCAGTAATACTGTGAGTTTTCTCTTTTTAAGAGAATCCAGAAAcaagaatatatttttttctggtgCTTCATGACTATTATATTTTTCTACCAATTTCTGCACTAAGCTTTCCATCAATTTACATTATCCTATGCCGTGTAATAGCCAAATTGGCTCCTGAAAgcaattattcatttttttctggattCTCTTAACATTTCTTTCGCTTACACACAAACGTACCGCATCCGAAAACCGCCAAAATGTTGTATTTAAAGTCCGTTACACTTATCAAAGTGCTCTGGCGCGCGCGATGTGACTTACCTTTTCTGCTCGCTCCACGCACAATCAGTTCGACGGAAGACTTTGGTTGAAGCGGTTCAGCCTTAGCATCTCATCCGGGTCACTGGTATCACGTTTCGGAGTTGGTCTTTCGAATCGAACAAAAGCTTAGCCAGTGCGGCTTTCCGGTTCAATATGAAGATTTTTCATATTGCACTGATGTTGTACTTTTGCTGGATTTTGATGGTACATTCCAAGCAGATAACTGCCAAATTTAAACACATAAAATGTGAAGAAGAGGAGAAGGTTATTATCGAACCCGACGAGAAAATTGATGTAACAAAATTGTAAAACCGATTTCTTTTATTCCTTTCGTTACAGATTTTCGGTAAATCTTCCGAGTGATTGTGTGGAACAGCACCAAGCCGGACCAGATCTCAATTAGTGTCGTTTGTGTTTGAGTAAGCAACAGgagcatcagcagcagcaggaTGGGTAAGGAAAAGACTCATATTAACATCGTCGTCATTGGACACGTCGATTCCGGCAAGTCCACCACCACCGGCCATCTGATCTACAAGTGCGGTGGTATCGATAAGCGTACCATCGAGAAGTTCGAGAAGGAAGCCCAAGAAATGGGTAAGGGTTCGTTCAAGTATGCCTGGGTTTTGGACAAACTGAAGGCCGAACGCGAGCGTGGTATCACCATCGATATCGCGTTGTGGAAGTTTGAAACCGCCAAGTACTATGTGACCATCATCGATGCCCCTGGACATCGTGATTTCATCAAGAACATGATTACCGGAACATCGCAAGCTGATTGCGCGGTGCTGATTGTCGCTGCCGGTACCGGTGAGTTTGAGGCTGGAATCTCCAAGAACGGCCAAACCCGTGAACATGCCCTGCTGGCTTTCACCCTTGGCGTCAAGCAGCTGATTGTTGGTGTTAATAAAATGGACTCCACCGAGCCACCATACCACGAGGCTCGGTTCGAGGAAATCAAGAAGGAAGTATCGTCTTACATCAAGAAGATCGGCTACAATCCGACTTCGGTTGCATTCGTTCCGATCTCCGGATGGCACGGTGACAACATGCTGGAACCATCGGACAAGATGCCATGGTTCAAGGGATGGGCCGTCGAACGCAAGGAAGGCAAGGCTGAGGGTAAGACCCTCATTGAGGCCTTGGACAACATTCTTCCGCCATCGCGTCCCACTGACAAGCCGCTGCGTCTGCCACTGCAGGATGTGTACAAAATCGGTGGTATCGGTACGGTCC encodes:
- the LOC131685175 gene encoding elongation factor 1-alpha 2, with protein sequence MGKEKTHINIVVIGHVDSGKSTTTGHLIYKCGGIDKRTIEKFEKEAQEMGKGSFKYAWVLDKLKAERERGITIDIALWKFETAKYYVTIIDAPGHRDFIKNMITGTSQADCAVLIVAAGTGEFEAGISKNGQTREHALLAFTLGVKQLIVGVNKMDSTEPPYHEARFEEIKKEVSSYIKKIGYNPTSVAFVPISGWHGDNMLEPSDKMPWFKGWAVERKEGKAEGKTLIEALDNILPPSRPTDKPLRLPLQDVYKIGGIGTVPVGRVETGIMKPGMVVVFAPVNITTEVKSVEMHHEALSEAMPGDNVGFNVKNVSVKELRRGYVAGDSKASPPKGAADFTAQVIVLNHPGQIANGYTPVLDCHTAHIACKFAEIKEKCDRRSGKVTEENPKSIKSGDAAIVNLVPSKPLCVESFQEFPPLGRFAVRDMRQTVAVGVIKSVNFKEATGGKVTKAAEKAQKKK